Proteins found in one Streptococcus iniae genomic segment:
- the metG gene encoding methionine--tRNA ligase, translated as MTDKKPFYITTPIYYPSGKLHIGSAYTTIACDVIARYKRMMNHEVFYLTGLDEHGQKIQSKAEEAGITPQAYVDGMAKEVKELWSLLDISYDHFIRTTDAYHEEVVAAVFEKLLAQDDIYLGEYSGWYSVSDEEFFTESQLEEVFRDASGNVIGGIAPSGHQVEWVSEESYFLRLSKYADRLVAFFNQHPDFIQPDGRMNEMMKNFIEPGLEDLAVSRTTFTWGVSVPSNPKHVVYVWIDALLNYATALGYGQENHDNYDKFWNGTVFHMVGKDILRFHSIYWPILLMMLDMKLPERLIAHGWFVMKDGKMSKSKGNVVYPEMLVERFGLDPLRYYLMRSLPVGSDGTFTPEDYVGRINYELANDLGNLLNRTIAMVNKYFDGQIPSYVANVTAFDADLAQVVAEQITDYHNYMEAVDYPRALEAVWTIISRANKYIDETAPWLLAKEDGDKEHLASVMAHLAASLRVVAHLIQPFMMTTSNAIMEQLGLSLDFDLENLELSGLPTGVTVIAKGQPIFPRLDMEEEISYIKSEMEGNSPNTAEKEWVPEDVKLTSSKEEIKFETFDAVEIRVAEVKEVSKVEGSDKLLCFRLDAGDGEDRQILSGIAKFYPNEQELVGKKLQIVANLKPRKMMKKYISQGMILSAEHDGKLTVLTVDPSVANGSIIG; from the coding sequence ATGACAGATAAAAAACCATTTTACATTACAACACCAATTTATTACCCATCAGGTAAATTACACATTGGCTCAGCCTACACAACCATTGCTTGTGATGTTATTGCCCGCTATAAACGCATGATGAACCATGAGGTTTTCTACCTTACTGGTCTTGATGAACATGGTCAAAAAATTCAAAGTAAGGCTGAAGAAGCTGGTATTACTCCGCAAGCTTATGTTGATGGAATGGCAAAAGAGGTTAAGGAACTTTGGTCATTGCTAGACATCTCTTATGACCATTTTATCCGTACAACAGACGCTTACCATGAAGAAGTGGTTGCAGCTGTTTTTGAGAAATTACTGGCTCAAGATGATATTTATTTAGGAGAATATTCAGGATGGTATTCGGTATCTGATGAGGAATTCTTTACAGAAAGTCAACTTGAAGAAGTTTTCCGTGATGCTTCAGGAAATGTTATTGGTGGGATTGCACCATCAGGACATCAAGTAGAATGGGTTTCAGAAGAATCTTATTTCTTACGCCTTAGCAAATATGCGGATCGTTTGGTTGCATTTTTTAATCAACATCCAGACTTCATCCAACCAGATGGGCGTATGAATGAAATGATGAAGAATTTCATTGAGCCTGGGTTAGAAGATTTAGCAGTTTCAAGGACCACCTTTACATGGGGTGTTTCAGTACCGTCAAACCCTAAACACGTGGTTTATGTGTGGATTGATGCTCTCTTAAACTATGCAACAGCATTAGGTTATGGTCAAGAAAATCATGACAACTACGATAAATTCTGGAATGGAACAGTTTTCCACATGGTTGGTAAAGATATTCTACGTTTCCACTCGATATACTGGCCAATTCTTTTAATGATGCTAGACATGAAACTGCCAGAACGTCTGATTGCTCATGGCTGGTTTGTCATGAAAGATGGCAAAATGTCCAAATCAAAAGGCAATGTGGTTTACCCAGAAATGTTGGTAGAACGTTTTGGTCTTGATCCACTACGTTATTACCTCATGCGTTCTCTTCCAGTTGGTTCAGATGGTACTTTTACCCCTGAAGACTATGTTGGTCGTATCAACTATGAACTTGCCAATGATTTAGGAAACCTACTTAACCGTACCATTGCTATGGTGAACAAGTATTTTGATGGGCAAATTCCTTCCTATGTTGCCAATGTAACTGCTTTTGATGCTGATTTAGCTCAAGTAGTAGCAGAGCAAATTACAGATTATCATAACTATATGGAAGCTGTTGATTATCCACGTGCCTTAGAGGCTGTTTGGACAATTATTTCTCGTGCCAATAAATACATTGATGAAACAGCTCCATGGCTTTTAGCTAAAGAAGACGGTGATAAAGAACACTTGGCCTCTGTAATGGCTCACTTAGCAGCAAGCTTGCGCGTGGTTGCTCATTTGATCCAACCTTTTATGATGACAACTTCAAATGCTATTATGGAACAACTTGGTTTATCCCTTGATTTTGACCTTGAAAACCTTGAACTTTCAGGTTTGCCAACTGGTGTTACTGTGATTGCAAAAGGGCAACCCATCTTCCCAAGACTTGATATGGAAGAAGAAATTAGCTATATCAAATCTGAAATGGAAGGAAACTCACCTAATACAGCAGAAAAAGAGTGGGTTCCAGAGGACGTTAAATTGACTTCTTCAAAAGAAGAAATTAAATTTGAAACCTTTGATGCTGTTGAGATTCGAGTTGCTGAAGTTAAGGAAGTTTCAAAAGTAGAAGGGTCTGATAAATTATTGTGTTTCCGTTTAGATGCTGGTGACGGTGAAGATCGTCAAATCCTATCAGGAATTGCAAAATTCTATCCTAATGAACAAGAATTAGTGGGTAAAAAATTACAAATTGTAGCTAACTTAAAACCACGTAAAATGATGAAAAAATACATTAGCCAAGGTATGATTTTATCTGCTGAACACGATGGAAAGCTAACCGTTTTAACTGTTGATCCATCAGTAGCAAATGGTTCTATTATTGGTTAG
- a CDS encoding YoaK family protein, with protein sequence MSNKSRKNRRKRHQVYEGIRCASALTFISGYVNAFTFVTQGRRFAGVQTGNVLYFAIRIAEKTYLQAFNFLLPIFFFMLGQSFTYFVHRWSNKHHLHWYLISSSMLTIIAILTSIMTPFSPQYVTVSALAFFASIQVDTFKSLRGASYANVMMTGNIKNAAYVLTKGLYENNRELIQIGRNTLIIIMTFVLGVICSTLLSYHFGEMALSAMLFPLAYVNYLLLAEHLYIQRKIRPIRRG encoded by the coding sequence ATGTCAAATAAATCACGAAAAAATAGACGTAAAAGGCATCAAGTATATGAGGGGATAAGGTGTGCTTCAGCACTAACTTTTATTAGTGGCTATGTGAATGCCTTTACTTTTGTAACTCAAGGAAGACGCTTTGCAGGAGTTCAAACAGGAAATGTTTTGTATTTTGCTATTCGTATAGCAGAAAAAACCTATCTGCAAGCCTTTAATTTCTTGTTACCTATTTTCTTTTTCATGCTTGGGCAAAGTTTCACTTATTTTGTTCATAGATGGTCCAACAAACACCACTTGCATTGGTACCTCATTTCAAGCAGTATGCTTACGATTATTGCAATTCTTACCAGCATAATGACGCCATTTTCTCCCCAATATGTCACAGTATCAGCGCTAGCTTTTTTTGCTTCAATCCAGGTAGATACCTTTAAATCACTTCGAGGTGCTAGTTATGCCAATGTTATGATGACAGGGAATATTAAGAATGCAGCTTATGTCTTGACAAAAGGGCTTTATGAAAATAATAGAGAACTCATACAGATTGGGCGCAATACTCTTATTATTATCATGACTTTTGTTTTAGGGGTTATCTGCTCAACACTTTTGTCTTATCATTTTGGTGAAATGGCTTTAAGTGCAATGTTGTTTCCTTTGGCTTATGTTAATTATTTGTTATTAGCAGAGCATCTCTATATTCAACGAAAAATAAGACCGATTAGGCGAGGATAA
- a CDS encoding S8 family serine peptidase yields the protein MEKKERFSLRKYKSGIVSVLIGTVFFAGASQVSADQLTTVSIAEETPSLLTKEVDGQTENSNQDKLTMSADQLTAEDLKELESILSADSSAEKEESVPLLDAPINKDTHDWTQVSGAWENGYKGQGKVIAIIDTGIDVNHQAMRISDISQAKFKTAEDMDQQKAKAKINYGKWINQKVIFAHNYVENNDKVKEVKFDFDFDFDIEDDSILDSIESTLVQSVDKKRYRVYPKSNSDKPKETVIQINPDDFSHIIDWPSHDDESQHESHGMHVTGIAVGNPLEASPIGERFLGVAPEAQVIFMRVFANDFMGTGEALYIKAIEDAVALGADAINLSLGGPNGSFLGGNASLMAAIEKAKKAGVSVIVAAGNERLFGSDHADPFASNPDYGIVNSPSTGKIPTSVAAIDNKIIIDRLMKVEGLENRADLDHGKALYTESIDYKKIKEVLSFDKDYDFIYINQPTDQAYIGKEVKGKIVLIERHLDHPYVELIANAKKHEVAGILIFNHIPGQSNRKMRLTSEGQVLPSAFISHEFGKAMSQLNGNGTGRLRFESKLSKASNQRSQQMNHFSSWGLTSDGYLKPDITAPGGDIYSTYNDNHYGSQTGTSMASPYIAGASLLLKQYIEAQHPDVKTEEMSDLVKYLLMSNASIHKDPKTQLTTSPRRQGAGLLNVQAAVTSGLYLTGSDNYGSISLGNLGEKISFDVTVHNLSNHAKKLRYVTDLMTDKVEDGRFTLSSVALKSYQGHLVDVPAKGQTTIRVSMDVSEFTKTLTKQMPNGYFLEGFVRFENATDSTKDKVNIPFVGFKGEFQNLAVVEESIYNLKAKGEKGFYFEESKTPDEIYVGKHYTGLVTIGADANVSTRTISDNGIHTLGTYRNKDGKFILEKDQSGNVVLAISPNGDKNQDFVAFKGVFLRKYKGLKASVYRADDHKRQQLLWTSQAHNGEKNYHSDIRFPQSTTLLSTEFSGRSLSGEDLPDGKYQYVVSYYPDVIGAKSQEMVFDVIVDREKPLLTLASFNPETREFKALDVHDRGQSGLLRDSVFYLEEKDGKPYTISINQGFKYVSVADNKVFVGKSKDGGFILPLDKANLADFYYMVEDFAGNIAIAKLGETLPEAFGKDIFTFTLKEGNYQNHHALEDKLQMTANDSGLMTNQSDIMITNRNRPLSRLVKANQSQLILSPNDNGNRDFIAFRGLPGQVYHDLKVTVFAADDKLMSSAIWTSPQKTTVGDLNTTRWDGKTQMGQKVLSGAYRYVITYRDASGMVKRQEHDILVSHEEPIITKASFQKDGDKEFFKPGKVLDLNQVGIAREEVFYVLEKEGRKYDIATVDDLVTISDRRVLIPRNADGSYTIPKVEGVTPADFYYLVEDMAGNIVYSSLLPMRSVGDGQGILDIALVYNNSIERPKVPFTYLVRDENGQAIDKLNYYDDRTQMLILPFGHYSLELLTYDHNVAELVSPKLFNLEISEQNAFVHHAFVIRKSEPAMVRVFFNQLLPEGSRVMLQAENGQLIDLDKSLYVPNAYGATVRDGRYTIMVTLPEGYHISGQTSIDALQNDLVESYLQLVSNGPSVSEGQNVAGSVAMLKEFLKNAIRQGEHKASQLPVTGEKQALLSLSSGVALLCLAPLSFFQKRYDKGE from the coding sequence GTGGAAAAGAAAGAACGATTTTCCTTAAGAAAATATAAATCAGGGATTGTGTCTGTTTTAATTGGAACAGTCTTTTTTGCGGGAGCAAGTCAAGTTTCTGCAGATCAGCTAACAACAGTGAGCATAGCAGAAGAAACACCGTCTCTACTTACAAAAGAAGTGGATGGACAGACTGAAAACAGCAATCAAGACAAACTGACTATGAGTGCAGATCAGCTAACAGCAGAAGATTTAAAAGAGCTCGAATCTATTTTATCTGCAGATAGTAGTGCTGAAAAAGAAGAGTCAGTTCCTCTTTTAGATGCTCCAATTAATAAAGATACCCATGATTGGACTCAAGTTTCAGGTGCATGGGAAAATGGCTATAAAGGGCAAGGAAAAGTCATTGCTATTATTGATACAGGTATTGATGTTAATCACCAAGCTATGCGCATCAGTGACATTAGCCAAGCAAAATTCAAAACAGCAGAAGACATGGATCAGCAAAAAGCTAAGGCTAAGATTAACTACGGGAAATGGATTAATCAAAAAGTCATTTTTGCCCATAACTATGTGGAAAACAATGATAAGGTCAAAGAAGTTAAGTTTGATTTTGACTTTGACTTTGATATAGAAGATGATTCTATTTTAGACTCTATTGAGAGCACTCTTGTTCAAAGTGTAGACAAAAAGAGATACCGAGTTTACCCTAAGTCAAACAGTGACAAACCCAAAGAAACAGTCATTCAAATCAATCCGGATGACTTTAGTCACATTATTGATTGGCCAAGTCATGATGACGAAAGTCAGCACGAATCACACGGAATGCATGTTACAGGAATTGCTGTTGGCAACCCATTGGAAGCATCTCCTATTGGAGAGCGTTTCTTAGGTGTGGCACCAGAAGCGCAAGTTATTTTTATGCGTGTTTTTGCCAATGATTTTATGGGAACGGGTGAAGCCCTCTACATTAAAGCGATTGAAGATGCGGTAGCATTAGGTGCTGATGCTATTAACCTCAGTTTAGGTGGTCCTAATGGGTCTTTCTTAGGAGGGAATGCCTCTTTAATGGCTGCAATTGAAAAAGCAAAAAAAGCTGGAGTTTCAGTCATTGTTGCAGCAGGTAATGAACGTTTGTTTGGTTCTGACCATGCAGATCCCTTCGCAAGTAATCCAGACTATGGTATTGTCAATTCACCGTCTACAGGAAAAATTCCAACTTCTGTTGCAGCTATCGACAATAAGATTATTATTGACCGTTTAATGAAGGTTGAAGGTTTAGAAAATCGTGCTGATTTAGACCATGGTAAAGCACTATACACGGAGTCAATTGACTATAAAAAAATTAAAGAAGTCCTTTCCTTTGATAAAGACTATGATTTTATTTATATTAACCAACCAACTGATCAAGCCTATATTGGCAAAGAGGTCAAAGGGAAAATTGTTCTTATTGAACGGCATCTAGACCATCCTTATGTTGAATTGATTGCAAATGCCAAAAAGCACGAAGTCGCAGGGATTCTTATTTTTAACCATATTCCGGGTCAATCTAATCGTAAGATGCGTTTAACCAGTGAAGGACAAGTGTTGCCATCAGCTTTTATTTCACATGAGTTTGGTAAAGCTATGTCTCAACTGAATGGGAATGGAACAGGTCGTTTACGATTTGAAAGTAAACTATCAAAAGCTTCAAATCAAAGAAGTCAGCAAATGAATCATTTCTCTAGTTGGGGATTAACATCAGATGGGTATTTAAAACCAGATATTACAGCGCCTGGAGGCGATATTTATTCCACCTATAATGATAACCATTACGGAAGCCAAACAGGAACAAGTATGGCTTCGCCTTATATTGCAGGTGCGAGTTTATTGCTTAAACAATACATTGAAGCGCAACATCCTGACGTTAAAACAGAAGAAATGTCTGATCTTGTTAAGTATTTATTAATGAGCAATGCAAGCATTCATAAGGATCCTAAAACGCAATTAACAACATCTCCACGTCGTCAAGGGGCAGGACTTTTGAATGTTCAAGCGGCAGTAACGAGTGGTCTTTACCTAACTGGCTCTGACAACTACGGTAGCATTTCTTTAGGAAATCTAGGAGAAAAAATCAGCTTTGATGTTACTGTTCATAACCTGTCAAATCATGCTAAAAAGCTTCGCTATGTGACAGATTTAATGACTGATAAAGTAGAAGACGGTCGCTTCACCTTAAGCTCTGTAGCTCTAAAAAGCTATCAAGGGCACCTTGTTGACGTGCCAGCCAAAGGTCAAACAACCATAAGAGTTTCGATGGATGTATCAGAGTTTACCAAAACATTAACTAAGCAAATGCCAAATGGTTACTTCTTAGAAGGTTTTGTTCGTTTTGAAAATGCCACTGATTCAACAAAAGATAAGGTTAACATCCCATTTGTTGGCTTTAAAGGAGAATTCCAAAACTTAGCTGTCGTTGAAGAATCCATCTATAACTTAAAAGCTAAGGGAGAAAAAGGTTTCTATTTTGAAGAATCTAAAACACCAGATGAGATTTATGTTGGAAAACACTACACGGGCTTAGTAACCATTGGAGCTGATGCTAATGTCTCAACTAGAACAATTTCTGACAATGGTATCCATACCCTTGGAACTTACCGCAATAAGGATGGCAAGTTTATTTTAGAAAAAGATCAATCCGGAAATGTTGTGCTTGCGATTTCACCAAATGGTGATAAAAATCAAGATTTTGTAGCATTTAAAGGTGTCTTTTTACGAAAATATAAAGGCTTAAAAGCAAGTGTTTATCGCGCCGATGATCACAAGCGTCAGCAATTGTTATGGACAAGTCAGGCTCATAATGGAGAAAAGAACTACCATAGTGATATTCGCTTTCCACAATCCACAACACTATTGTCAACTGAATTTTCAGGCCGAAGTTTGAGTGGTGAGGATTTACCAGATGGTAAATACCAATACGTGGTTTCATATTATCCAGATGTCATTGGTGCAAAAAGCCAAGAAATGGTCTTTGATGTCATTGTCGACCGTGAAAAACCACTCTTGACATTAGCAAGTTTTAATCCTGAAACAAGAGAATTTAAGGCCTTAGATGTTCATGATCGTGGTCAATCTGGGCTTCTTCGTGATAGTGTCTTCTATTTAGAAGAAAAAGATGGTAAACCTTATACGATTTCGATTAACCAAGGCTTCAAGTATGTTTCAGTTGCTGATAACAAAGTCTTTGTCGGAAAGTCTAAAGATGGCGGTTTCATCTTACCACTTGACAAGGCTAACTTAGCCGACTTCTATTATATGGTTGAAGATTTTGCTGGCAATATTGCTATTGCAAAATTGGGAGAAACCTTACCTGAGGCCTTTGGAAAAGACATCTTTACCTTCACATTAAAAGAAGGCAATTACCAAAATCATCATGCTCTTGAGGATAAGTTGCAAATGACTGCCAATGATTCTGGATTAATGACAAATCAATCAGATATCATGATTACAAATCGTAATCGTCCGCTTAGTCGTTTAGTTAAGGCTAATCAGTCCCAATTGATTCTGTCACCAAATGACAATGGGAATAGAGATTTTATTGCCTTTAGAGGCTTGCCAGGCCAAGTTTACCATGACTTGAAAGTCACTGTTTTTGCAGCTGATGATAAGCTGATGAGCTCTGCTATTTGGACCAGTCCTCAAAAGACTACAGTCGGTGATTTAAACACGACAAGATGGGATGGCAAAACTCAAATGGGGCAAAAAGTGCTATCTGGAGCATACCGTTACGTTATTACTTATCGTGATGCTTCTGGAATGGTAAAACGCCAAGAACATGATATTTTGGTGAGTCATGAGGAACCTATAATCACTAAGGCAAGTTTCCAAAAGGATGGGGATAAAGAATTCTTTAAACCAGGAAAAGTTCTTGATCTTAATCAGGTTGGTATTGCTCGTGAAGAGGTTTTCTATGTCTTAGAAAAAGAAGGGCGTAAGTATGATATTGCTACAGTTGATGACCTTGTGACAATCAGTGATCGTCGTGTACTCATTCCAAGGAATGCTGATGGTAGTTATACTATACCTAAGGTAGAGGGAGTTACACCTGCTGATTTCTATTATTTAGTTGAAGATATGGCAGGCAATATTGTTTACTCAAGCTTGTTACCGATGAGAAGCGTTGGTGATGGTCAGGGGATTCTTGATATTGCTCTGGTTTACAACAACAGTATTGAAAGACCAAAAGTTCCTTTTACTTACTTGGTGAGAGATGAGAATGGTCAAGCTATTGATAAACTCAACTACTACGATGATCGCACGCAAATGCTGATATTACCATTTGGTCATTATAGTTTAGAATTGTTAACCTATGATCACAATGTGGCAGAACTTGTTTCACCTAAACTATTTAATCTTGAAATAAGTGAACAGAATGCGTTTGTTCACCATGCCTTTGTCATAAGAAAATCAGAACCAGCAATGGTTAGAGTCTTCTTTAATCAGCTATTACCAGAAGGAAGCCGTGTCATGCTACAAGCAGAAAATGGGCAATTGATTGATTTAGACAAATCCTTATATGTGCCAAATGCTTACGGTGCCACTGTTCGTGATGGTCGCTACACTATTATGGTGACCTTGCCAGAAGGTTATCACATTAGCGGTCAAACAAGTATTGATGCGCTTCAAAATGATCTTGTTGAATCCTACCTTCAACTTGTAAGTAACGGTCCATCTGTATCTGAAGGTCAAAATGTTGCTGGATCTGTTGCAATGCTAAAAGAGTTCCTTAAAAATGCTATTAGACAAGGTGAACATAAGGCTTCACAGCTTCCTGTAACGGGAGAAAAACAAGCATTGTTATCGCTTTCATCGGGAGTTGCACTCTTGTGTTTAGCCCCTTTATCATTTTTTCAAAAAAGATACGACAAAGGCGAATAA
- the lctO gene encoding L-lactate oxidase: MENKSEMINATTIEFKTSSAEGSVDFVNVFDLEKMAQKVIPKGAFGYIASGAGDTFTLHENIRSFNHKLIVPHGLKGVENPSTEITFDGDKLASPIILAPVAAHKLANEQGEIASAKGVKEFGTIYTTSSYSTTDLPEISQTLGDSPHWFQFYYSKDDGINRHIMDRLKAEGVKSIVLTVDATVGGNREVDKRNGFVFPVGMPIVQEYLPNGAGKTMDYVYKATKQALSPKDVEYIAQYSGLPVYVKGPQCAEDAFRALEAGASGIWVTNHGGRQLDGGPAAFDSLQEVAEAVDRRVPIVFDSGVRRGQHVFKALASGADLVALGRPVIYGLAMGGSVGTRQVFEKINDELKMVMQLAGTQTIDDVKHFKLRHNPYDSSIPFSQNALKLD, from the coding sequence ATGGAAAATAAATCAGAAATGATAAATGCGACTACTATAGAGTTCAAAACAAGCAGTGCTGAAGGCAGCGTTGATTTTGTAAATGTCTTTGACCTTGAAAAAATGGCTCAAAAAGTTATTCCTAAAGGGGCCTTTGGTTATATAGCAAGTGGTGCTGGAGATACCTTCACCTTACATGAAAATATTCGTTCATTTAATCATAAATTGATTGTTCCTCACGGATTAAAAGGCGTGGAAAATCCAAGTACTGAAATAACTTTTGATGGCGATAAATTAGCGTCACCAATTATTTTAGCACCTGTCGCGGCGCACAAATTAGCCAATGAGCAAGGGGAAATCGCAAGTGCCAAAGGTGTTAAAGAATTTGGAACAATCTATACAACCAGTTCTTATTCAACAACTGATTTACCTGAAATTTCACAAACACTTGGTGATTCACCACATTGGTTCCAATTCTATTATAGTAAAGATGATGGTATTAACAGACACATCATGGACCGTTTGAAAGCTGAAGGGGTAAAATCAATTGTCCTAACAGTTGATGCGACAGTTGGTGGAAACCGTGAAGTTGATAAGCGTAATGGCTTTGTTTTCCCTGTTGGAATGCCAATTGTTCAAGAGTATCTCCCAAATGGGGCAGGAAAAACAATGGACTATGTTTATAAAGCTACTAAACAAGCCCTATCACCAAAAGATGTTGAATACATTGCACAATATTCAGGCTTGCCTGTATATGTTAAAGGGCCACAATGTGCAGAAGATGCCTTTCGTGCTTTAGAAGCTGGAGCTTCAGGAATTTGGGTAACGAATCATGGTGGCCGTCAATTAGATGGTGGTCCAGCAGCCTTTGATTCTCTCCAAGAAGTTGCTGAAGCTGTTGATCGCCGTGTACCAATTGTCTTTGATTCTGGTGTGAGACGCGGACAACATGTCTTTAAAGCCTTAGCATCTGGTGCAGATCTTGTAGCACTTGGCCGTCCTGTTATTTACGGCTTAGCAATGGGTGGTAGCGTAGGAACACGTCAAGTCTTTGAAAAAATTAATGATGAACTTAAAATGGTTATGCAATTAGCTGGTACACAAACCATCGACGATGTTAAACATTTTAAATTGCGTCATAACCCATATGATTCTTCCATTCCATTTAGCCAAAATGCTTTAAAATTAGATTAA
- a CDS encoding L-lactate permease, with the protein MFQAILAIIPILWLILSLAVFRMRGDLACFIGLIITLLTSIIGFHFSIKDGLTAGLEGAMMGFWPIIYIIVAAVFTYNLTTASGGMTVIKRLLMTITEDKRILVLILAWGFGGFLEAIAGFGTAVAIPASILVALGMKPLRAALICLIANTTPTAFGAIGLPVTTLAQVTGLEVKQLSVIVSLQLFILIVAIPFVLVSLTGEGKRPIKGVFGITLASGLAFALPQILVSNYLGAELPSIIGSLFCILVTILFVNLRERGKNASPVGGDVAFKEGIMACLPFILVFLFIMLTSSLFPAINQLLAKVSTTVSIYTGEHAKPYTIKWLTSPGTMIILATFIAGLIQGMSFKEIGSILGKSIKQLTKTMVTVASIVALSKVMSYSGMINTIAVSLVAVTGGFYPFIAPVIGTLGTFITGSDTSANVLFGELQVKAANNLNMNPYWMAAANMTGATAGKMISPQSIAVAAVAIGLEGQEGSLLKEVIKYCAFYMLLTCLVVFAIGKALGYL; encoded by the coding sequence ATGTTTCAAGCAATATTAGCAATCATTCCAATTTTGTGGTTAATTTTATCGTTAGCCGTTTTCCGAATGCGAGGAGATTTGGCCTGTTTTATAGGGTTAATCATCACTCTTTTAACCAGTATTATTGGTTTTCATTTCAGTATCAAAGATGGTTTAACTGCTGGCTTAGAAGGTGCTATGATGGGATTTTGGCCTATCATTTATATTATTGTAGCTGCTGTTTTTACTTATAATCTAACAACTGCTTCAGGTGGAATGACTGTTATCAAGCGTTTATTAATGACAATTACTGAAGATAAACGTATTTTAGTACTTATTCTTGCATGGGGTTTTGGTGGTTTTCTTGAAGCTATTGCAGGTTTTGGAACTGCGGTTGCCATACCAGCAAGTATTCTAGTCGCTTTAGGCATGAAACCCTTGCGCGCTGCATTGATTTGCTTAATTGCTAATACCACTCCTACAGCTTTTGGTGCTATCGGCTTGCCTGTGACCACATTAGCGCAGGTAACAGGACTTGAAGTAAAACAACTTTCAGTTATTGTTTCTTTGCAATTATTTATTCTCATTGTTGCTATTCCATTTGTTCTTGTTTCATTAACTGGAGAGGGGAAAAGGCCAATTAAAGGTGTTTTTGGCATAACCTTAGCTTCTGGTTTAGCATTTGCACTTCCTCAAATCCTTGTTTCTAACTATTTAGGAGCAGAACTTCCCTCAATTATAGGTTCACTTTTTTGTATCTTAGTCACTATTTTGTTTGTCAACTTACGTGAAAGAGGAAAAAATGCAAGTCCAGTAGGAGGAGACGTTGCTTTTAAAGAAGGCATTATGGCTTGCTTGCCTTTTATCCTTGTTTTTCTTTTTATTATGCTAACATCTTCTTTATTTCCAGCAATCAATCAGCTACTTGCAAAAGTTTCAACCACAGTTTCGATTTACACAGGTGAGCACGCTAAACCTTACACCATTAAATGGCTGACCTCGCCTGGGACAATGATTATTTTAGCAACTTTTATAGCTGGCTTAATTCAAGGCATGTCCTTTAAAGAAATTGGATCAATTTTAGGCAAAAGTATTAAACAATTGACCAAGACGATGGTGACGGTAGCATCTATTGTAGCCTTATCCAAAGTAATGAGCTATAGTGGAATGATTAATACAATTGCTGTTAGTTTAGTTGCAGTAACGGGAGGATTTTATCCCTTTATCGCACCAGTTATTGGTACTTTAGGGACTTTTATTACAGGGAGTGACACCTCTGCTAATGTTTTGTTTGGTGAGTTGCAAGTTAAAGCAGCAAACAATTTGAACATGAATCCTTATTGGATGGCGGCAGCAAATATGACAGGGGCAACTGCAGGAAAAATGATTTCGCCTCAAAGCATTGCAGTTGCAGCGGTAGCTATTGGTTTAGAAGGTCAAGAAGGTAGTCTCTTAAAAGAAGTTATTAAGTACTGTGCATTCTATATGTTACTGACCTGTTTAGTTGTTTTTGCTATTGGAAAAGCTCTAGGATATTTATAA
- a CDS encoding SdpI family protein, with translation MKIKKNVLLITSLIVLLPIVIGLLLWRQLPEQIATHFDFSGKPDGYSSKFEAVFFLPGVMLLTHLFCIWLTSKDPKSGGLGKMQHLIYWIVPVISIFAQSMVFLVASGFTKISVFNANLFLGLLFLVLGNYLPKVRQNYTVGIKLPWTLNDETNWNKTHRLAGKLWVVGGLALFIFGLFGIENGSIIFISLAVILVVPMIYSYRLFKNDN, from the coding sequence ATGAAAATTAAGAAAAACGTATTACTCATAACAAGTCTAATTGTCTTGCTACCTATTGTCATTGGTCTCCTTTTATGGCGACAATTGCCTGAGCAAATAGCAACACATTTTGATTTTTCAGGAAAACCAGATGGCTATTCAAGTAAATTTGAAGCAGTTTTTTTCTTGCCAGGGGTTATGCTTTTGACACATCTTTTTTGCATTTGGCTAACATCAAAAGATCCAAAATCAGGAGGTCTTGGCAAAATGCAACATCTTATTTATTGGATTGTTCCTGTGATTTCTATTTTTGCACAGTCGATGGTCTTTTTGGTAGCCTCTGGCTTTACGAAAATAAGTGTTTTTAATGCCAACCTTTTTTTGGGGCTCTTGTTCTTGGTTTTAGGAAATTATCTACCTAAAGTTAGACAAAACTATACTGTAGGGATTAAGTTACCATGGACTTTAAATGATGAGACTAACTGGAACAAGACTCATCGTCTTGCTGGAAAACTTTGGGTAGTTGGTGGTTTAGCCCTATTCATTTTTGGTTTGTTTGGGATTGAAAATGGATCAATTATTTTCATTTCTTTAGCTGTCATACTAGTAGTGCCCATGATTTATTCTTATCGTTTATTTAAAAATGATAATTAA